Proteins encoded within one genomic window of Nitrospina gracilis 3/211:
- a CDS encoding STAS/SEC14 domain-containing protein: MIAVEKLGENRVSLTLPEKIEASDFPAAAPEVDGLIERYGHIRLLLNLASLRRWDGWQALKEHISFVRAHHQHIQRIAVVVGPLWQRIAVRVMRVILHARVRVFEVTELEAARAWLQGDGGK; encoded by the coding sequence ATGATTGCGGTCGAAAAACTGGGTGAGAACCGCGTGTCCCTGACGTTGCCGGAGAAGATCGAGGCCAGCGATTTTCCCGCCGCCGCGCCGGAGGTGGATGGACTGATTGAACGGTACGGGCACATCCGTCTTTTGCTCAACCTGGCATCGCTTCGCCGCTGGGACGGATGGCAGGCGCTCAAGGAACACATTTCATTTGTGCGTGCGCATCATCAGCATATTCAGCGCATCGCAGTGGTGGTGGGTCCCCTTTGGCAGAGGATTGCCGTGCGCGTAATGCGTGTCATTCTACATGCGCGGGTGCGCGTGTTTGAAGTGACGGAGCTGGAGGCGGCCCGCGCCTGGCTGCAGGGAGACGGCGGTAAATAA
- a CDS encoding DUF2905 domain-containing protein, translating to MNVQRLLIVAGVVLLAVGLLWPWIGKLGLGRLPGDITIRRDNFSFYFPLTTCIVLSAVATLIFWLFRK from the coding sequence ATGAACGTGCAACGTTTGTTGATCGTAGCCGGCGTGGTGTTGCTTGCGGTGGGACTGCTGTGGCCGTGGATCGGTAAGCTCGGCCTCGGCCGCCTGCCCGGCGACATCACCATCCGCCGCGACAACTTCAGTTTTTATTTTCCCCTCACCACCTGCATCGTGCTGAGCGCAGTGGCAACGTTGATCTTCTGGCTGTTCCGAAAATGA
- a CDS encoding class I SAM-dependent methyltransferase — protein sequence MELQKRGAAAFTWRWIGLAALLLGLVACGHSHSHGGKRYWSADRDQWQKPEAVIAALQLQPGMAVADLGSGTGYFTHRLAGAVGAGGRVYAVDVDRDLLAEVGLLARKKNLNNVQLVRAAKHDPQLPEPVDMIFSSNVYHHLEDRAAYFESVKKYLKPGGRVAILDFREGAFRHFTRRATMIEEFELAGYALVEEHTFLPRQNFLVFEPQTP from the coding sequence ATGGAGTTGCAAAAGAGGGGAGCGGCGGCTTTCACGTGGCGGTGGATCGGGCTGGCTGCGCTCCTGCTGGGGCTGGTGGCGTGTGGCCATTCGCATTCCCACGGCGGCAAACGTTACTGGAGTGCGGACCGCGACCAGTGGCAGAAACCGGAAGCGGTGATCGCCGCCCTTCAACTGCAACCCGGCATGGCCGTCGCCGACCTCGGTTCCGGCACCGGTTACTTCACGCACCGGCTCGCGGGGGCGGTGGGTGCGGGTGGACGGGTGTATGCCGTCGATGTCGACCGCGACCTGCTGGCGGAAGTGGGCCTGCTCGCGCGGAAGAAAAACCTTAACAACGTCCAGCTGGTGCGCGCGGCCAAACACGATCCCCAGCTCCCCGAACCGGTGGACATGATTTTTTCCTCCAACGTTTACCACCACCTCGAAGACCGCGCCGCGTATTTTGAAAGCGTGAAGAAGTATCTGAAACCCGGCGGGCGGGTGGCGATTCTCGATTTCCGCGAAGGCGCGTTCCGTCACTTCACGCGGCGGGCCACGATGATCGAGGAGTTCGAACTGGCGGGATACGCGCTGGTGGAAGAACACACCTTCCTGCCGCGGCAGAACTTTCTGGTATTCGAGCCGCAAACCCCTTAA